In Qipengyuania psychrotolerans, one DNA window encodes the following:
- a CDS encoding XrtA system polysaccharide chain length determinant, with protein MQDIIDQFRSALHTIWNRRWIALAVAWAVCVLGWLAVAMIPNSYESRARIFVELDDVLGEELDIANGGEEAITRVRQTLTSANNLEKIIRSTQLGDKVQTDIEMQSAIANLSDKIRVSLQQDNLFEITATIGQGSLSDAENAKLSQEVVQRMIDLFREQNIADNRGDVAQTMIFLEQQLEERKKELETIEQRRLAFEAANPEAVVGAGASALRLQNMRSEMRNVDADISAAQSALAAINGQIAGTPRTIVMPGSGGGARGALMQAEAQLSSMRSRGLTDNHPDVISQTRQVEALRRQTAAEPADAGGSLNPAYSSLVSIRTERQANVQALQARKVALQSDISALIASQAQEPAVAAEARRISRDYEVQKEKYDELLQSRERMRVRGDYETNRNSFQFDVIDPPILPQKPAAPNRPILLIGVLLAGLLAGAGIAFMLGLLRSSFTTAERLEKALELPVIGTVSRSPTEKTRILEKLRLKQFLAGSAGLAGICLLLLLVEIIQVGSVA; from the coding sequence ATGCAGGACATTATCGACCAGTTTCGCAGCGCGCTGCACACGATCTGGAACCGCCGCTGGATAGCCTTGGCGGTGGCCTGGGCCGTTTGCGTGCTTGGATGGCTGGCCGTGGCAATGATCCCGAACAGCTATGAGAGCCGCGCCCGCATTTTCGTCGAGCTTGACGATGTACTGGGTGAGGAACTCGACATTGCCAACGGCGGTGAAGAGGCGATTACTCGCGTCCGCCAAACCCTGACCAGCGCGAACAATCTGGAAAAAATCATCCGGTCGACCCAGCTAGGTGACAAGGTCCAGACCGATATCGAGATGCAGTCGGCGATCGCCAACCTGTCGGACAAGATCCGAGTCAGCCTGCAACAGGACAATCTGTTCGAAATCACTGCGACCATCGGGCAGGGCAGCTTGTCTGACGCAGAAAATGCCAAGCTTTCCCAGGAAGTCGTCCAGCGGATGATCGACCTGTTCCGCGAACAGAACATCGCCGACAACCGCGGAGACGTGGCGCAGACGATGATCTTCCTCGAGCAGCAGCTCGAAGAGCGCAAGAAAGAGCTCGAGACGATCGAGCAACGCCGCCTTGCGTTTGAAGCCGCTAATCCAGAAGCTGTTGTGGGAGCGGGGGCCAGCGCTTTGCGATTGCAGAACATGCGCAGTGAAATGCGTAATGTGGATGCCGATATTTCTGCCGCTCAAAGCGCTTTAGCAGCAATCAACGGTCAGATTGCCGGCACGCCGCGCACAATCGTCATGCCCGGTTCGGGCGGCGGCGCACGCGGTGCATTGATGCAGGCCGAGGCACAGCTTTCGAGCATGAGATCCCGCGGACTGACTGACAACCACCCCGACGTGATTTCTCAGACGCGGCAGGTCGAAGCACTTCGTCGCCAGACGGCTGCAGAACCTGCGGATGCTGGTGGCTCGCTCAACCCGGCATATAGCTCGCTCGTCTCGATACGGACCGAACGTCAGGCTAACGTGCAAGCGTTGCAGGCACGTAAGGTCGCTCTTCAATCCGATATTTCCGCATTGATTGCATCGCAGGCTCAGGAACCCGCCGTAGCGGCTGAAGCGCGCCGTATCAGCCGCGACTATGAAGTCCAGAAAGAGAAATACGACGAACTTCTTCAAAGCCGCGAGAGGATGCGCGTGCGGGGAGATTACGAGACCAATCGCAACTCTTTCCAGTTCGACGTCATTGATCCGCCGATCCTGCCGCAGAAGCCTGCAGCCCCCAACCGACCGATATTGCTGATTGGGGTTCTTCTGGCGGGCCTGCTCGCCGGAGCAGGGATTGCGTTCATGTTGGGTTTGCTCCGTTCGAGCTTCACGACTGCCGAGCGCCTGGAAAAAGCGCTGGAGCTGCCGGTAATCGGCACGGTTTCGCGTTCGCCAACGGAAAAAACCCGCATCCTTGAGAAACTTCGGTTGAAGCAATTCCTGGCCGGATCGGCAGGCTTGGCGGGCATCTGTCTTCTGCTGCTGCTGGTCGAGATCATCCAAGTCGGCTCGGTGGCTTGA
- a CDS encoding preprotein translocase subunit YajC, with amino-acid sequence MKRITNLAAILAFAFASPAAAQEMGDEDSSRGSAQQADRTRIDPYIEASQIFTWQFYPVDELVTYTQLAAGVDAQIRGRNSGAAVALRYERNFAWNENARDNDTLTGIVRGYTAIVPRTLQIEAGALASRTRVDRAGGSVLAPIVGDDDNVSQTYALYAGPTLTTRVDDVKIDANYRIGYTRVEGPDFVTLGGNAVDVFDESISQSAMVRAATSVGVPFPIGVGVGAGYYQEDIDNLDQRVRDAYVRGDLTVPVNPTLAIVAGAGLENVEVSARDAVRDVEGNPIIGPDGRFLVDSDSPRRIAYEADGLIWDVGVIWRPSSRTELQASFGRRYDSDTYYGSFTWKPTSRSNLGIAVYDSIQGFGGTVTNALSALPTDFEVIRDPITGDITGCTSPTIGSNCLSGLLGSVRSSVFRGRGVAASYTQQVGLMTAGIAAGYDNRKFIAAPETVLAIANDIVDESYYITTGVSGPIWSGSFSVNSFANWFDSGIGDLGDTFSYGSAATYQQSVWRNLSARAALSIYAVDNEITDADIRAASALLGLRYDF; translated from the coding sequence ATGAAGCGGATCACTAACCTGGCAGCGATTCTCGCGTTCGCCTTTGCTTCTCCGGCCGCGGCGCAGGAGATGGGAGATGAAGATAGTTCGCGGGGTTCGGCTCAGCAGGCGGACCGCACGCGCATCGATCCGTATATCGAGGCGTCCCAGATATTCACCTGGCAGTTTTACCCGGTCGACGAGCTAGTCACCTACACCCAGCTGGCCGCCGGTGTGGATGCGCAAATTCGCGGCCGCAACAGCGGGGCCGCCGTCGCGCTTCGCTATGAGCGCAATTTTGCCTGGAACGAGAATGCTCGCGACAATGATACTCTGACCGGCATTGTCCGCGGTTATACCGCGATAGTGCCGCGCACCCTCCAGATCGAAGCCGGTGCGCTCGCCAGCAGGACGCGTGTCGATCGTGCCGGGGGCTCGGTCCTCGCGCCAATCGTAGGGGACGATGACAATGTCTCCCAGACCTACGCGCTCTACGCCGGGCCGACTCTCACCACTCGCGTGGACGACGTCAAAATCGATGCCAACTACCGTATCGGCTATACCCGTGTTGAGGGTCCGGATTTTGTGACACTCGGCGGCAATGCCGTGGATGTGTTTGACGAAAGCATCTCGCAATCAGCGATGGTTCGCGCTGCAACCTCGGTGGGTGTTCCGTTTCCAATCGGCGTCGGTGTGGGCGCAGGCTATTATCAGGAAGACATCGACAATCTCGACCAGCGCGTACGCGATGCCTATGTCCGCGGCGATTTGACAGTCCCGGTTAATCCGACGCTTGCAATCGTGGCGGGGGCCGGATTGGAAAACGTCGAGGTCTCTGCGCGAGATGCCGTGCGCGACGTTGAAGGCAACCCGATTATCGGCCCCGATGGCCGCTTTCTCGTGGATTCCGACAGTCCGCGCCGCATCGCATATGAAGCAGATGGCTTGATTTGGGATGTCGGCGTTATCTGGCGCCCGAGCAGCCGTACCGAATTGCAGGCAAGCTTCGGCCGCCGGTACGACAGCGACACCTATTACGGCAGCTTCACATGGAAGCCTACCAGTCGCTCGAACCTGGGCATTGCAGTATATGATTCCATCCAGGGCTTCGGCGGCACAGTGACCAATGCCCTGTCGGCACTACCTACCGATTTCGAAGTCATTCGCGATCCGATCACCGGTGACATCACGGGATGCACCAGCCCGACAATCGGCAGCAATTGCCTGTCGGGTCTGCTGGGCTCGGTCCGCTCGTCCGTGTTTCGCGGACGCGGTGTCGCAGCCAGCTATACCCAGCAGGTCGGCCTCATGACGGCGGGAATTGCAGCAGGTTACGACAACCGCAAATTCATTGCAGCGCCCGAGACGGTGCTGGCCATCGCCAATGATATCGTCGACGAATCCTACTATATCACGACCGGAGTGAGCGGCCCGATCTGGAGCGGTAGCTTCTCGGTGAACAGCTTCGCCAATTGGTTCGACAGCGGTATCGGCGATCTGGGTGATACCTTCAGCTACGGCAGTGCAGCGACATATCAGCAAAGCGTCTGGCGGAACCTGTCGGCGCGCGCTGCACTGTCTATCTACGCAGTCGACAACGAGATTACCGACGCCGATATTCGCGCGGCGAGTGCACTTCTCGGCCTGCGCTACGATTTCTGA
- a CDS encoding capsular biosynthesis protein, giving the protein MSVNKPTNISADDREKSAKRASLLEKASDAFGLDNLSPAAVPVMLESDKAKKFASKRKVTEQPAIADQPVPSPSANTPTKLERPAEVPAVAFSGDRQTVARELLRDQGLIDPDGGASRLLEEFRIVKRQVLATAKVEGSAASRRVLVCSPHPNEGKTFCALNLALAMAAERDGEVLLIDADFGKPSILSKLGLHSDTGFMDVLADPSAHVEDHVVGTDIPGLWVLGAGARTGRDSEYLASERTWEVLNRLTRGAPNRMIVFDSPPALAATPASELAKHVGQALLVARADSTGQVALEDAIDLLSACPDIRLLLNDATFSPSGRKFGSYYGYGE; this is encoded by the coding sequence ATGAGCGTGAACAAGCCCACCAATATCTCTGCCGACGATCGGGAAAAATCGGCCAAACGCGCTTCGCTTCTCGAAAAGGCGAGCGACGCATTTGGTCTCGACAACCTTTCCCCGGCGGCGGTTCCCGTCATGCTGGAGAGCGACAAGGCGAAGAAGTTCGCTTCGAAGCGAAAAGTAACTGAGCAACCAGCGATTGCCGATCAACCGGTTCCGTCGCCTTCCGCAAACACGCCTACGAAGTTGGAACGACCTGCCGAAGTGCCAGCAGTGGCTTTCTCTGGCGACAGACAAACAGTTGCGCGCGAATTGCTGCGAGATCAGGGACTGATTGATCCGGATGGCGGCGCGTCGCGGCTCCTTGAAGAATTCCGCATTGTGAAACGGCAGGTTCTTGCGACTGCCAAGGTCGAGGGCTCCGCCGCTTCGCGCAGGGTTTTGGTATGTTCGCCGCATCCGAACGAAGGCAAGACGTTCTGCGCTTTGAACCTTGCTCTGGCGATGGCCGCCGAACGTGACGGCGAAGTCCTGCTCATCGACGCCGATTTCGGAAAACCTTCCATTCTCTCGAAGCTCGGGCTTCATAGCGATACCGGTTTTATGGACGTGCTTGCCGACCCTTCGGCCCATGTCGAGGATCATGTCGTGGGGACCGATATACCCGGCCTCTGGGTCCTAGGCGCTGGTGCGCGGACTGGCCGTGATAGCGAATATCTGGCCAGCGAGCGCACATGGGAAGTGCTGAACCGCCTGACGCGCGGCGCGCCCAATCGTATGATTGTTTTCGACAGTCCTCCGGCGCTTGCCGCAACTCCGGCTAGCGAACTGGCCAAGCATGTCGGGCAAGCATTGCTGGTGGCTCGCGCCGATTCCACGGGACAGGTTGCCCTGGAGGATGCAATCGACCTCCTCTCTGCCTGCCCCGACATCCGCCTCCTTCTCAACGACGCCACGTTCAGCCCAAGCGGGCGAAAGTTCGGCAGTTATTACGGATATGGGGAGTGA
- a CDS encoding XrtA/PEP-CTERM system-associated ATPase: MYEEFYGFSERPFQLTPDPAFYFESITHRKALSYLGYGLNQGEGFVVITGEVGAGKSTLVAHLKQKLDDRRMTVGEVVTSALDGEEMIHVAARSFGLDVDGGDKASALAAIEQFLHEEARQGRRVLLIVDEAQNLSIGALEELRMLSNFQLGSHPLLQTLLLGQPEFKHLLAQSDELEQLRQRVIAAHHLEAMQPGEMEPYVSHRLEHAGWTGNPEFASGVWPRLHKATHGIPRKVNQVMNRLLLMGSLEEQAVLEVDMLDAVIEEMAVDASADDGSADPRVRPDRNLPASDAIARARTQAAPPAAMSKADGEARQKGLLDAQIEAIEGAFAERDKQMVSLRSEVQKLAATRADGGEMPGDLGDRLAAIEARLDEQERSLRHVLAMMIDYFESASTREAA; the protein is encoded by the coding sequence ATGTACGAGGAATTCTACGGCTTCTCTGAGCGCCCTTTCCAGTTAACACCGGATCCGGCGTTCTATTTCGAAAGCATCACGCACAGGAAGGCCCTGAGCTACCTCGGCTATGGCCTGAACCAGGGCGAGGGCTTCGTTGTCATCACCGGTGAAGTCGGCGCCGGTAAGTCCACGCTGGTCGCCCACCTCAAACAAAAGCTCGATGATCGCCGCATGACTGTTGGTGAAGTGGTGACCAGCGCGCTTGACGGCGAAGAAATGATTCACGTTGCAGCGCGCAGTTTCGGCCTCGACGTCGACGGCGGCGACAAGGCGAGCGCGCTCGCTGCGATTGAACAGTTCCTGCATGAAGAGGCCCGCCAAGGCCGCCGGGTTTTGCTCATCGTCGACGAGGCGCAGAACCTCTCGATCGGTGCGCTGGAAGAGCTCAGGATGCTCTCGAACTTCCAGCTCGGATCGCATCCCTTGTTGCAGACCCTGCTGCTTGGCCAGCCGGAATTCAAACACCTGCTCGCTCAGTCTGACGAACTTGAACAGCTTCGCCAGCGCGTGATTGCAGCGCATCATCTCGAAGCGATGCAGCCAGGCGAGATGGAGCCTTATGTCTCCCACCGCCTAGAGCATGCAGGCTGGACCGGAAATCCGGAATTTGCCAGCGGCGTGTGGCCGCGCCTTCACAAGGCCACGCATGGTATTCCGCGCAAGGTCAACCAGGTGATGAACCGCCTGCTATTGATGGGTTCGCTCGAAGAGCAGGCTGTGCTTGAAGTCGATATGCTCGACGCGGTCATTGAAGAGATGGCGGTCGATGCATCTGCTGACGACGGCTCTGCCGACCCGCGCGTAAGGCCAGATCGAAATCTTCCAGCCAGCGACGCTATCGCAAGGGCGCGCACACAAGCAGCGCCTCCTGCCGCAATGTCTAAAGCGGATGGTGAAGCGCGGCAAAAGGGCCTTCTCGATGCGCAGATCGAGGCCATTGAGGGGGCATTCGCCGAGCGGGACAAGCAAATGGTTTCGCTTCGCAGCGAAGTACAGAAGCTTGCGGCCACTCGCGCCGATGGCGGCGAAATGCCAGGTGACCTTGGTGACCGTCTGGCTGCTATCGAAGCGCGCCTCGACGAGCAGGAACGCTCGCTACGGCATGTGCTTGCGATGATGATCGACTATTTCGAGTCGGCCAGCACCCGCGAAGCTGCCTGA
- a CDS encoding XrtA system polysaccharide deacetylase gives MGESSIVNGLSVDVEDWFQVGAFEDTLKREDWDSLQLRVGDNVARILDLFDEAGVKATFFTLGWVAERNKQAMRAIVDRGHELASHGYDHTRVFKFTRQEFGEDLARAQAILEDAGGAPINGYRAPSFSIDARNPWAHEVLAEHGYVYSSSVAPVVHDHYGWREAPRFAFNPVPGSDLVEIPVTTALLANRRLAAGGGGFFRVLPYGFSTWAIKQVNRTDGRPAVFYFHPWEVDPDQPRVTNAPLRSRLRHYTNLSKMAGKLSDLLGDFAWGRMDELAEREKARALDWAA, from the coding sequence ATGGGAGAAAGCAGCATCGTCAACGGCCTTTCGGTCGACGTCGAGGACTGGTTTCAAGTCGGCGCTTTCGAAGACACGCTGAAACGCGAGGATTGGGATAGCCTCCAATTGCGGGTCGGTGACAATGTCGCCCGTATTCTCGACCTTTTTGATGAAGCCGGAGTGAAGGCAACGTTCTTCACGCTTGGCTGGGTGGCAGAACGCAACAAGCAGGCCATGCGCGCCATCGTTGACCGCGGTCACGAGCTCGCCAGCCACGGCTATGATCACACGCGCGTATTCAAGTTTACCCGCCAGGAATTTGGCGAAGACCTCGCAAGAGCGCAGGCGATCCTCGAGGACGCCGGCGGCGCTCCCATCAATGGCTACCGTGCGCCAAGCTTCTCCATCGACGCCCGCAACCCTTGGGCACATGAAGTGCTGGCCGAGCACGGTTATGTCTATTCTTCAAGCGTGGCACCGGTAGTTCACGATCACTACGGTTGGCGGGAAGCGCCTCGGTTCGCGTTCAATCCGGTTCCGGGAAGCGACCTCGTGGAAATCCCGGTCACGACCGCCCTGCTTGCAAATCGCCGTCTTGCAGCGGGTGGGGGCGGCTTCTTCAGAGTGCTGCCCTACGGATTCAGCACTTGGGCCATCAAACAGGTCAACCGCACAGACGGGCGGCCCGCGGTCTTTTATTTCCATCCATGGGAAGTCGATCCGGACCAGCCGCGCGTTACGAATGCTCCGCTACGCTCTCGGCTGCGGCATTACACAAACCTTTCCAAGATGGCCGGCAAGCTGAGCGATTTGCTCGGTGATTTTGCCTGGGGCCGGATGGATGAACTGGCCGAGCGGGAAAAGGCGCGCGCACTGGACTGGGCGGCGTGA
- a CDS encoding FemAB family XrtA/PEP-CTERM system-associated protein, giving the protein MNAPLALQETVRQADLTDQLEVQRIEAFVAELSGTAFHRPSWLRAIETGTGQNALGLVTERTGAITGWLPLSDIHSPLFGRALVSSGFGVGGGVLCADEGSVAPLCAAAVELAQRHGATSIELRSELAVEDWQFVEGKHAGFEAGLAGDDEAQLLAIPRKARAEVRKGLKNNLEITTGRSPKDLAAHYACYSESVRNLGTPVFPKSLFAAVIEEFGDDADILTVSHQGMPIASVLSLYHEGSVMPYWGGGGLAARSLRANERMYYELMCHARRRGCVKFDFGRSKLGSGPYSFKKNWGFEPQPLTYRTWAASSQKARNIDPTDEGYSAKIKLWKKLPLPVANLIGPWIARGLG; this is encoded by the coding sequence GTGAACGCTCCGCTGGCCTTGCAAGAAACCGTTCGCCAAGCTGATCTAACGGATCAGTTAGAGGTGCAGCGGATCGAAGCTTTCGTAGCTGAGCTTTCGGGTACCGCGTTTCACCGCCCTTCATGGCTGCGCGCTATCGAAACCGGGACGGGCCAGAATGCACTTGGCCTTGTGACTGAGAGGACTGGAGCCATCACGGGCTGGCTGCCGCTAAGCGATATTCACTCGCCGCTTTTCGGACGCGCGCTGGTGTCCAGCGGATTCGGGGTCGGCGGCGGTGTTCTTTGTGCAGATGAAGGTTCGGTCGCCCCGCTTTGCGCCGCAGCTGTAGAATTGGCGCAGCGCCATGGTGCGACGTCGATCGAACTACGCAGCGAGTTAGCAGTCGAAGATTGGCAATTCGTCGAGGGCAAGCACGCTGGGTTCGAGGCGGGCTTAGCGGGCGATGACGAAGCACAGCTACTCGCGATCCCGCGCAAAGCACGCGCTGAAGTTCGCAAGGGCCTGAAGAACAATCTCGAGATAACCACGGGACGTTCTCCAAAGGATTTGGCTGCGCATTATGCCTGCTATTCCGAAAGCGTCCGGAATCTGGGTACGCCCGTCTTTCCCAAGTCTTTGTTTGCGGCCGTGATCGAAGAGTTTGGCGATGACGCTGACATTCTCACCGTCAGCCACCAGGGCATGCCCATCGCAAGTGTTCTCTCACTGTATCATGAAGGCTCCGTGATGCCTTACTGGGGCGGAGGAGGCTTGGCGGCACGCAGTCTGCGAGCCAACGAGCGCATGTATTACGAGTTGATGTGTCACGCGCGCCGACGCGGCTGTGTGAAGTTCGACTTCGGCCGCTCCAAACTCGGCAGCGGTCCATACAGTTTCAAGAAGAACTGGGGCTTCGAACCGCAGCCGCTGACCTACCGGACATGGGCTGCCTCAAGCCAGAAGGCGCGCAATATTGACCCGACAGATGAAGGGTATTCGGCCAAGATCAAGCTTTGGAAAAAGCTGCCGCTACCGGTAGCGAACCTGATCGGCCCTTGGATCGCCCGCGGACTTGGCTGA